From Cyanobacteriota bacterium, a single genomic window includes:
- a CDS encoding ABC transporter substrate-binding protein, with amino-acid sequence IGGNGLNTSNIFPVCQQYCNGVLIAQAYNPGHASAINQAFRSAYLAQSKGKEPPQFSAQAFTAVQVVVEALKMLDKQTPIATIPLPQLRTALNTQLLKGRYETPLGTIAFTPEGEVVQTEFYVAQIKMNPDGKSGKFEFLP; translated from the coding sequence CATTGGTGGGAATGGATTGAACACGTCCAATATTTTTCCTGTGTGTCAACAGTACTGCAATGGGGTATTGATTGCTCAAGCCTACAATCCCGGCCATGCCAGCGCAATTAACCAAGCATTTCGATCGGCCTACTTGGCCCAAAGCAAGGGCAAAGAACCACCCCAGTTCAGTGCTCAAGCCTTCACGGCTGTGCAGGTTGTGGTAGAAGCGCTAAAAATGCTGGATAAACAGACCCCTATTGCAACTATACCCCTACCTCAGTTACGGACAGCCCTAAATACCCAACTGCTTAAGGGTCGCTATGAAACTCCGCTGGGGACGATCGCCTTCACTCCAGAGGGAGAGGTTGTGCAAACTGAGTTCTACGTAGCCCAAATTAAAATGAACCCTGACGGAAAATCAGGTAAGTTCGAGTTTCTACCCTAG
- a CDS encoding iron uptake porin, with translation MKKNSTTLINIASIGVLLSVWSVGESSAIAEPLSISSTATEQATNVSPSMAQVTSVSQLSDVQPTDWAFQALQSLVERYGCIVGYPDGTYRGNRPLSRYEFAAGLNACMDKVVELIAQGTANLATRDDLATLQRLQEEFKTELATLRGRVDALETRTATLEAQQFSTTTKLQGQAIFSVASAYGAAPGNNNAQVVFNNRVRLNLLTSFSGKDLLITGLQSHNFGGGLNSPSLSLAGTLGYGDAVFGATSNVRLAYEPLLGTTDPKTLGTSAGANNTIGLYKLLYIFPVTDRLTAFVGPAAEADDAFPAILPFYGDGQEAVSRFAQMNPVLRVSGGTSGFGLASAAGIIWTISDAFDLRALYGSVNANIPNNAGFPGTPLGAGIFGGSYVAATQLTIKPTSSLDIALNYAHSYHQINITGTGESASAIGAIPTLPVTTPVRLNSFGVTTSYRFSPQFSLSGFFFYSNVNSVSGPNASADFLSYMVGLHVKDALQPGNTFGLLFGQPPTRIGTSNVPLPENARPYHLEAYYKFRVNDNISITPGLFVIFNPEGFSNNPTVYVPVVRSTFSF, from the coding sequence GTGAAAAAAAATTCGACTACGTTGATAAATATTGCTAGTATTGGCGTATTGCTGTCAGTATGGAGTGTTGGCGAAAGCAGCGCGATCGCAGAACCCTTATCTATCTCTTCAACAGCTACAGAACAAGCGACCAACGTATCCCCATCAATGGCCCAAGTGACATCAGTTTCTCAGCTATCTGATGTACAGCCGACTGATTGGGCATTTCAAGCTCTACAATCTCTGGTCGAGCGCTATGGGTGCATTGTTGGTTATCCTGACGGCACCTATCGGGGCAACCGTCCCCTTAGCCGCTATGAGTTTGCTGCAGGCTTGAATGCTTGTATGGACAAAGTTGTAGAACTGATTGCTCAAGGTACTGCTAACTTGGCCACAAGAGATGATTTGGCGACTCTGCAACGTTTGCAAGAGGAATTTAAGACAGAGCTAGCAACATTACGTGGCCGAGTTGATGCCCTAGAAACTCGCACAGCAACCTTAGAAGCGCAGCAATTTTCTACAACGACTAAGTTGCAGGGGCAGGCAATTTTTAGCGTAGCCTCCGCCTATGGAGCTGCACCTGGTAATAATAACGCTCAAGTTGTTTTCAACAACCGAGTGCGGCTGAATTTACTCACCAGTTTCTCTGGGAAGGATCTATTGATCACCGGCCTGCAAAGCCATAATTTCGGTGGTGGTCTAAATAGTCCATCTCTTAGCCTTGCTGGCACCTTAGGCTACGGTGACGCTGTGTTTGGTGCCACTAGTAATGTGCGGCTAGCCTACGAGCCTCTGCTTGGCACTACTGATCCCAAAACTTTAGGTACATCTGCGGGAGCAAATAACACGATTGGTCTGTATAAGCTACTTTACATTTTTCCGGTCACCGATCGCCTAACTGCCTTTGTTGGCCCAGCCGCTGAAGCTGATGATGCTTTTCCAGCTATTCTCCCTTTCTATGGGGATGGTCAGGAAGCAGTCTCTCGCTTTGCTCAGATGAATCCCGTGTTGCGCGTTTCAGGCGGGACATCTGGTTTTGGCTTAGCTTCAGCAGCAGGCATAATTTGGACTATTTCAGATGCATTTGACCTCCGTGCCCTCTATGGCAGTGTCAATGCCAATATTCCTAATAATGCAGGTTTTCCTGGCACACCTTTGGGAGCAGGCATCTTTGGAGGTAGCTACGTAGCTGCTACCCAACTAACTATCAAGCCTACTTCATCCTTGGACATAGCCCTCAACTATGCCCACAGTTATCACCAAATCAACATTACTGGCACGGGAGAATCAGCCTCTGCGATCGGAGCTATTCCTACCTTGCCAGTCACCACACCAGTTCGGCTCAACTCCTTTGGTGTGACTACTTCCTATCGTTTTAGTCCTCAATTTTCTCTATCAGGTTTTTTCTTCTATAGCAACGTCAACTCAGTGTCTGGCCCCAATGCCAGTGCTGACTTCTTGAGTTACATGGTAGGTTTGCATGTTAAAGATGCATTGCAGCCCGGAAACACGTTCGGTCTACTCTTTGGCCAGCCTCCTACTCGGATTGGTACCTCTAACGTCCCTTTACCTGAGAATGCTAGACCATATCATTTGGAAGCCTACTACAAGTTTCGTGTTAACGATAACATTAGCATTACCCCTGGGCTGTTTGTGATTTTTAACCCTGAAGGCTTCAGCAATAACCCGACCGTTTACGTACCTGTAGTGCGATCGACCTTTAGCTTCTAA
- a CDS encoding tetratricopeptide repeat protein, whose amino-acid sequence MHLSLCMIVRNEAPRLAACLRSVQGFVDEMVIVDTGSEDETIAIAQQFGARVRSIPWEHDFAAARNVSLAEAQGDWILVLDADETLVTTIVPTLQHLTHQPDVLLVNLLRQEVGAAQAPYSLVSRLFRNRPEVRFSRPYHELVDDSITAILRQEPHWRIIDLPEVAILHEGYQADAIARCHKVERARTTLEIALKAYPEDAYLHSKLGALYVQMGDVTQGLSLLERGLTLNPEESPVRYELHYHLGIAYERVPDVHKALEHYNQAIQQPLLPWLKLGAYNNLGLLLQTQGDILGASQVYTAMVEALPNAAIAHFNLAITLKALGNFTGALEHYQRAIALDPTYVSAYRNLGVLLFKLGRVTESRAAFQQAIALYEAQQSPEATHLRQALAELGLYL is encoded by the coding sequence ATGCACCTGAGTCTCTGCATGATTGTCCGCAATGAAGCCCCCCGATTAGCAGCCTGTTTACGCAGCGTGCAGGGCTTTGTGGATGAGATGGTGATTGTAGATACAGGGTCTGAGGATGAGACGATCGCGATCGCCCAACAGTTTGGGGCACGAGTGCGCTCCATTCCCTGGGAGCACGACTTTGCTGCTGCCCGCAATGTATCCCTAGCCGAGGCTCAGGGAGACTGGATTCTGGTGCTAGATGCTGATGAAACTCTAGTAACGACGATCGTCCCCACCCTACAACACCTGACTCACCAACCTGATGTGTTGCTGGTCAATTTGCTACGCCAAGAAGTGGGTGCTGCTCAGGCCCCCTATTCCCTTGTCTCGCGGTTGTTTCGCAACCGTCCAGAGGTGCGCTTTTCTCGTCCCTATCACGAACTAGTGGATGATAGCATCACCGCTATCCTACGTCAGGAACCCCACTGGCGCATTATCGACTTGCCAGAGGTAGCTATCTTGCATGAGGGTTACCAAGCTGATGCGATCGCCCGCTGTCACAAGGTTGAGCGGGCACGCACCACCCTAGAGATAGCCCTAAAGGCCTATCCAGAGGATGCCTATTTACACAGCAAGCTAGGAGCACTGTATGTGCAGATGGGAGACGTAACGCAAGGCTTATCCTTGTTGGAACGGGGATTAACCCTCAACCCAGAAGAAAGTCCTGTGCGCTATGAACTGCACTATCATCTAGGCATTGCCTACGAGCGAGTGCCTGATGTCCACAAGGCTCTAGAGCACTACAACCAAGCCATCCAGCAACCCCTATTGCCTTGGCTCAAGTTGGGAGCCTACAACAATCTAGGACTTCTGTTACAGACCCAAGGGGATATTCTCGGCGCTAGCCAAGTCTATACAGCCATGGTGGAGGCGTTGCCCAATGCCGCAATTGCCCACTTCAACTTGGCCATTACCCTTAAAGCACTGGGTAACTTTACAGGCGCTCTTGAGCACTATCAGCGGGCGATCGCCCTTGACCCTACCTACGTCTCTGCCTACCGCAATCTAGGAGTTCTCCTCTTCAAACTAGGACGAGTCACCGAGAGCAGGGCTGCTTTTCAGCAGGCGATCGCCCTCTACGAGGCTCAACAGTCCCCAGAAGCAACTCACCTACGGCAGGCTTTAGCGGAGTTAGGACTATATCTTTAG